From the Chitinispirillales bacterium ANBcel5 genome, the window ATTACTATTGCTGAAAAGTATGAACGCACCATAAGTGTTCATTGTGTTAAGGCATGGGGTGATCTGATATCTCTATTCAGAAAAAAAGGAGGGGTGAAAACAAGAGGGATAATTCATTCTTTCTCAGGTTCGGCTGAAGTAGCAAGTGAGTTGGTTGAACTGGGCTTTTTTATATCCTTTTCTGGTTCCATATGTAACCTTCGGAATAAAAAGACCCCTAACTCTTTAAAGGCGGTTAAATGGGATAGAATACTGCTTGAAACCGATTCTCCCGACCTGCTGCCTGTGGGTGTACTAAATGGTCCCAATGAACCGGCTAATTTGGTCTTTATTGCACAAAGAGTGGCTTCTATCCTTGAAGCAGAAGTCGATGAAGTGGCATCAAGTACTTACCAAAATGCTTTGAAGGCATTTAATATTATAGATTTTATGAAATAATTTTTGCCGGATCAAGTTGAGTGAACAAAATTTCTAATTTTTTCGTATCAACAGGGGGGCTATATAAATAACCCTGAACCTTTTTGCAGCCCTGCTTGATCAGGTACTGTAACTGTTCATCTTTCTCTACACCTTCAGCAATAACTTCCAGATTCATGGTTTGTGCAAGTACAATAATAGCTTTAACGATTGCTTCGTCATTGGGGTCAATAGAAATATCCTTAACGAATGATCGGTCTATTTTTAGGGTATGAATAGGGAATTTTTTTAAGTAACTCAGCGATGAATATCCGGTGCCAAAATCATCAATGGCTATCTTTATACCCATATCTTTGAATTTATTGAGGGTTAAAAG encodes:
- a CDS encoding TatD family hydrolase — translated: MKLFDSHCHLQDERILGECADVVNRAISSGIAGIMCCGTQIEDWLRVEKLTKKHSVIYGSYGIHPWYAQQASEQGYEKLEDLLSADSRAGLGEIGLDYTVTTDRYKQLEVLSRQITIAEKYERTISVHCVKAWGDLISLFRKKGGVKTRGIIHSFSGSAEVASELVELGFFISFSGSICNLRNKKTPNSLKAVKWDRILLETDSPDLLPVGVLNGPNEPANLVFIAQRVASILEAEVDEVASSTYQNALKAFNIIDFMK